A genomic segment from Stappia indica encodes:
- the nusA gene encoding transcription termination factor NusA, giving the protein MAISANRLELLQIADAVAREKTIDRGIVIAAMEDAIQKAARSRYGSETEVRAEINPRTGEIKLQRLLLVVDSVENTSTEIDKAEALRRNPMAQIGDYIAEPLPPLDFGRIAAQSAKQVIVQKVREAERDRQYDEFKDRIGEIVNGVVKRVEYGNVIVDLGRGEAIVRRDELIPRELFRNGDRIRAYVYDVRREQRGPQIFLSRTHPQFMAKLFAQEVPEIYDGVIEIRAVARDPGSRAKIAVISKDSSIDPVGACVGMRGSRVQAVVGELQGEKIDIIPWNPDHATFIVNALQPAEVAKVVLDEDAERIEVVVPDEQLSLAIGRRGQNVRLASQLTGWAIDIMTEHDESERRQKEFTDRTQLFMEALNVDEVVGQLLASEGFASVEEVAYVEREEVATIEGFDEETADEIQARAREYLEEIEAKLDEERRELGVSDDLRNINGLTTAMLVALGKDGVKSVEDLAGCATDDLVGWTERANGEVTRHEGALTGFDVSRTEAEEMIMAARIEAGWITEADLAVEDEAAEAEGEADENEAGIVATGVVHEA; this is encoded by the coding sequence ATGGCAATCAGTGCGAACCGGCTGGAGCTGCTGCAGATCGCGGATGCGGTCGCGCGCGAAAAGACGATCGATCGCGGCATCGTGATCGCGGCGATGGAAGACGCGATCCAGAAGGCCGCGCGTTCGCGCTACGGCTCTGAAACCGAAGTGCGCGCCGAGATCAATCCGCGCACCGGCGAGATCAAGCTGCAGCGCCTGCTGCTGGTCGTCGACAGCGTCGAGAATACCTCGACCGAGATCGACAAGGCAGAGGCGCTGCGCCGCAATCCGATGGCGCAGATCGGCGATTACATCGCCGAGCCGCTGCCGCCGCTGGACTTCGGCCGTATCGCCGCCCAGTCGGCCAAGCAGGTGATCGTGCAGAAGGTGCGCGAGGCCGAACGCGACCGCCAGTACGACGAGTTCAAGGACCGCATCGGCGAGATCGTCAACGGCGTGGTCAAGCGCGTCGAGTACGGCAATGTGATCGTCGATCTCGGCCGCGGCGAGGCCATCGTGCGCCGTGACGAACTGATCCCGCGCGAGCTGTTCCGTAATGGCGACCGCATCCGTGCCTATGTCTACGACGTGCGGCGCGAGCAGCGCGGCCCGCAGATCTTCCTGTCGCGCACCCATCCGCAGTTCATGGCGAAGCTGTTCGCCCAGGAAGTGCCGGAAATCTACGACGGCGTGATCGAGATCCGGGCGGTTGCCCGCGATCCGGGCTCGCGCGCCAAGATCGCCGTCATCTCCAAGGACAGCTCCATCGATCCGGTCGGCGCCTGCGTGGGTATGCGCGGCAGCCGTGTCCAGGCGGTTGTCGGCGAGCTCCAGGGCGAGAAGATCGACATCATTCCGTGGAACCCGGATCACGCGACCTTCATCGTCAACGCACTGCAGCCGGCCGAGGTGGCCAAGGTCGTCCTCGACGAGGATGCCGAGCGCATCGAGGTGGTGGTTCCGGACGAGCAGCTGTCGTTGGCCATCGGCCGCCGCGGTCAGAATGTGCGCCTTGCCTCGCAGCTGACCGGCTGGGCGATCGACATCATGACCGAGCATGACGAGTCCGAGCGTCGCCAGAAGGAATTCACCGATCGCACCCAGCTCTTCATGGAAGCGTTGAACGTCGACGAGGTCGTCGGACAGCTTCTCGCCTCCGAAGGATTTGCCTCGGTGGAAGAAGTGGCGTATGTCGAGCGCGAAGAGGTCGCCACGATCGAGGGCTTCGACGAGGAGACCGCCGATGAGATTCAGGCGCGCGCCCGCGAATATCTCGAGGAAATCGAGGCGAAGCTCGACGAGGAGCGTCGTGAACTTGGCGTTTCCGACGACCTCAGGAACATCAATGGCCTGACCACGGCCATGCTGGTCGCGCTCGGCAAGGACGGTGTCAAGTCCGTCGAGGACCTGGCCGGTTGCGCCACCGACGATCTCGTCGGCTGGACCGAGCGCGCCAATGGCGAGGTGACCCGTCATGAAGGTGCGCTGACCGGGTTCGATGTCAGCCGTACCGAGGCCGAGGAAATGATCATGGCCGCGCGCATCGAGGCGGGCTGGATCACCGAGGCGGATCTTGCCGTCGAAGACGAGGCCGCAGAGGCCGAGGGCGAGGCGGACGAAAACGAGGCGGGCATCGTTGCGACCGGCGTGGTGCACGAGGCCTGA
- the infB gene encoding translation initiation factor IF-2 produces MSETKNPGDKTISMERKTLGLKRSGVEQGTVRQSFSHGRTKAVVVEKKKRRVVLPGEGGKPEAEAEAPRAPAPQQRRPDIESHVPQRRAEPAPQRPRGGNILRTLTEDEAAARQQALIEAQRRDAEDSKRRAEEERLRAIEEERRKVEEAERAKQEAEEAARRAAEEAERKKSDDGREKVSASDAADAIAAAVGEAAPAASAPAARDESARKPAAAAPAATPARRAGEEDDDARKGGVKAVKRAKVAPARPPAKTPGADDRRRSKLTISSATGDDEGRSRSLASLRRRREKERRAGQQVVREKISREVILPEAITIQELANRMAERAVDVIKLLMKQGQMLKINDVIDADTAELIASEMGHTVKRVSESDVEEGLFSAADSDDVLESRPPVVTIMGHVDHGKTSLLDALRRSNVVQGEAGGITQHIGAYQVDQGGHKITFIDTPGHAAFTQMRARGAKATDIVILVVAADDGVMPQTKEAIAHAKAAGVPIIVAINKMDKPSADPSRVRTDLLREDIVVESMGGDVIDVEVSALKGLNLDKLLEMILLQSEVLELKANPLRTAEGIVIEAQLDKGRGPVATVLVQKGTLKVGDILVAGSEWGRVRAMLDENGQQVKEAPPSKPVEVLGFNGTPAAGDMVAVVENEARAREIVDYRQRQKRDKASVLASGARGSLEQMMNRLQQSGHKEFPLVIKGDVQGSVEAIASTLDQLGTDEVKARILHAGVGGITESDVTLATASSAPIIGFNVRANKQARDAAEREGIEIRYYNIIYNLVDDVKAAMSGLLSPERRETFLGNAEILEIFNITKVGKVAGCRVTEGVVERGAQVRLIRDNVVIHEGKLGTLKRFKDEVKEVNAGQECGMNFENYQDMRPGDIIECYRVEEVARTL; encoded by the coding sequence ATGAGCGAAACGAAAAATCCCGGCGACAAGACGATCAGCATGGAGCGCAAGACACTGGGCCTGAAACGCTCCGGCGTGGAACAGGGCACGGTCCGTCAGAGCTTCTCCCATGGCCGCACCAAGGCGGTCGTGGTGGAGAAGAAGAAGCGCCGCGTCGTCCTGCCGGGCGAAGGCGGCAAGCCTGAGGCCGAAGCCGAGGCGCCGCGCGCCCCGGCTCCCCAGCAGCGTCGACCCGACATCGAGTCGCACGTTCCGCAGCGCCGGGCCGAGCCGGCACCGCAGCGCCCGCGCGGCGGCAACATCCTGCGCACGCTTACCGAAGACGAGGCTGCTGCCCGCCAGCAGGCACTCATCGAGGCACAGCGCCGCGACGCCGAGGACAGCAAGCGGCGCGCGGAAGAAGAGCGCCTGCGTGCCATCGAGGAAGAGCGCCGCAAGGTCGAGGAGGCGGAGCGCGCCAAGCAGGAGGCCGAAGAGGCTGCCCGCCGCGCCGCCGAGGAGGCCGAGCGCAAGAAGAGCGACGATGGCCGCGAGAAGGTCTCGGCCTCGGACGCGGCCGACGCGATCGCCGCCGCAGTCGGCGAGGCTGCGCCTGCAGCCTCCGCTCCGGCCGCCCGTGACGAGAGCGCTCGCAAGCCGGCTGCTGCCGCACCTGCAGCCACTCCCGCGCGCCGTGCCGGCGAAGAAGACGACGACGCCCGCAAGGGCGGCGTGAAGGCCGTCAAGCGCGCCAAGGTCGCGCCGGCGCGCCCGCCGGCAAAGACCCCCGGCGCCGACGACCGCCGCCGTTCGAAGCTGACCATCTCCTCCGCCACCGGCGACGACGAGGGGCGCAGCCGTTCGCTCGCCTCGCTGCGCCGCCGCCGCGAGAAGGAGCGTCGGGCCGGCCAGCAGGTGGTGCGCGAGAAGATCTCCCGCGAGGTGATTCTGCCCGAGGCGATCACCATCCAGGAACTCGCAAACCGCATGGCCGAGCGTGCCGTCGACGTGATCAAGCTGCTGATGAAGCAGGGGCAGATGCTCAAGATCAACGACGTGATCGACGCCGATACGGCGGAACTGATCGCCTCCGAGATGGGCCACACGGTCAAGCGCGTGTCGGAATCCGACGTCGAGGAAGGCCTGTTCTCGGCCGCCGACTCGGACGATGTGCTGGAGTCGCGTCCGCCGGTCGTCACGATCATGGGCCATGTCGACCACGGCAAGACGTCGCTGCTGGATGCACTGCGCCGCTCCAACGTGGTGCAGGGCGAGGCCGGTGGCATCACCCAGCATATCGGCGCCTATCAGGTCGATCAGGGCGGTCACAAGATCACCTTCATCGACACGCCGGGCCACGCAGCCTTTACCCAGATGCGTGCCCGCGGCGCCAAGGCCACGGATATCGTCATCCTGGTGGTGGCAGCCGACGACGGCGTGATGCCGCAGACCAAGGAAGCCATCGCCCATGCGAAGGCGGCCGGTGTGCCGATCATCGTGGCCATCAACAAGATGGACAAGCCGTCGGCCGATCCGAGCCGCGTGCGCACCGACCTTCTGCGCGAGGATATCGTGGTGGAGTCGATGGGCGGCGACGTGATCGACGTCGAGGTCTCGGCGCTGAAGGGGCTCAACCTCGACAAGCTGCTGGAGATGATCCTGCTGCAGTCCGAGGTTCTCGAGCTCAAGGCCAACCCGCTCCGCACCGCCGAGGGCATCGTCATCGAGGCGCAGCTCGACAAGGGCCGTGGTCCGGTGGCGACCGTCCTGGTCCAGAAGGGCACGCTGAAGGTCGGCGACATCCTGGTGGCCGGCTCCGAGTGGGGCCGCGTGCGCGCCATGCTCGACGAGAACGGCCAGCAGGTGAAGGAGGCTCCGCCCTCCAAGCCGGTCGAGGTCCTCGGCTTCAACGGCACGCCGGCTGCCGGCGACATGGTCGCCGTCGTCGAGAACGAGGCCCGTGCCCGCGAGATCGTCGACTATCGCCAGCGCCAGAAGCGCGACAAGGCGTCGGTCCTGGCCAGCGGTGCCCGCGGCTCGCTCGAGCAGATGATGAACCGTCTGCAGCAGAGCGGCCACAAGGAGTTCCCGCTGGTCATCAAGGGCGACGTGCAGGGCTCGGTCGAGGCCATTGCCAGTACGCTGGACCAGCTCGGTACCGACGAGGTCAAGGCGCGCATCCTGCATGCAGGCGTCGGCGGCATCACCGAGAGCGACGTGACACTGGCGACCGCCTCCAGCGCGCCGATCATCGGCTTCAACGTCCGCGCCAACAAGCAGGCGCGCGATGCAGCCGAGCGCGAGGGCATCGAGATCCGCTACTACAACATCATCTACAACCTGGTGGATGACGTTAAGGCAGCGATGTCGGGCCTGCTGTCGCCGGAGCGCCGCGAGACCTTCCTCGGCAATGCGGAGATCCTCGAGATCTTCAACATCACCAAGGTCGGCAAGGTGGCCGGTTGCCGCGTGACCGAAGGCGTCGTCGAGCGCGGCGCCCAGGTGCGCCTGATCCGCGACAACGTCGTGATCCACGAAGGCAAGCTCGGTACGCTGAAGCGCTTCAAGGACGAGGTGAAGGAAGTGAATGCCGGCCAGGAATGCGGCATGAACTTCGAAAACTACCAGGATATGCGCCCGGGCGACATCATCGAGTGCTACCGGGTGGAAGAGGTGGCCCGCACCCTCTGA
- the rimP gene encoding ribosome maturation factor RimP, whose product MQDQETRIVRENGLETRIAAMVEPAIADLGFRLVRVKLSGVNGLTLQIMAERPDGTMTVDDCEAVSRAVTPVLDVEDPIDSEYHLEISSPGIDRPLVRAIDFERWRGHLAKLELAVPRDGRKRFRGEIRAVENGELVLRLEDLPDDGEPDVRLPLADMAEARLILTDALVEASLKADKAARRKASTNGADKA is encoded by the coding sequence TTGCAGGACCAGGAAACGCGGATCGTCCGGGAAAACGGACTCGAAACCCGTATCGCGGCCATGGTCGAGCCGGCGATCGCCGATCTCGGCTTTCGCCTCGTGCGCGTCAAGCTGTCCGGCGTCAACGGACTGACCCTGCAGATCATGGCCGAGCGCCCCGACGGCACGATGACCGTCGATGATTGCGAGGCGGTGAGCCGCGCGGTGACGCCGGTTCTCGATGTCGAGGACCCGATCGACAGCGAATACCATCTGGAGATTTCCTCGCCCGGCATCGACCGGCCGCTGGTGCGCGCCATCGATTTCGAGCGCTGGCGCGGCCATCTGGCCAAGCTGGAGCTTGCCGTGCCGCGCGACGGCCGCAAGCGGTTCCGCGGTGAGATCCGCGCCGTCGAGAACGGCGAACTCGTGCTGCGCCTCGAGGACCTGCCGGACGACGGCGAGCCCGATGTGCGCCTGCCGCTGGCCGACATGGCCGAGGCGCGCCTGATCCTGACCGATGCGCTCGTCGAGGCGTCGCTGAAGGCGGACAAGGCGGCTCGCCGCAAGGCGTCCACCAACGGGGCCGACAAGGCCTGA
- a CDS encoding RNA-binding protein encodes MPKRNEPLERSCALTRAVRPVDELIRFVAGPDGIIVPDLRRRLPGRGVWITASRQSVAEAQKKKVFSRALKDGSVRVEGDLTDQVDALIERSALNALSLARKAGEIVSGFSKVEAAVRGQDIIGLVQARDGGDDGARKLAAIARARFADTGGCRIIGCFTSAQLDLALGRSNVIHAALLAGRAGENALVRVEELERFRTGSVSDPVAGTLDDPVANDGAGSAVIQD; translated from the coding sequence GTGCCGAAACGAAACGAGCCGTTGGAACGAAGCTGCGCGCTGACCCGCGCGGTACGTCCGGTGGATGAACTGATCCGTTTCGTTGCGGGCCCGGACGGCATCATCGTCCCCGACCTGCGGCGCAGGCTGCCGGGCCGGGGCGTCTGGATCACGGCGAGCCGCCAGTCGGTCGCCGAGGCCCAGAAGAAGAAAGTGTTTTCGCGCGCGCTCAAGGATGGGTCCGTGCGGGTGGAGGGCGACCTGACGGATCAGGTCGATGCCCTCATCGAGCGGTCCGCGCTCAACGCGTTGTCGCTGGCCCGCAAGGCCGGCGAGATCGTCAGCGGTTTCTCCAAGGTGGAGGCGGCGGTGCGCGGGCAGGATATCATTGGTCTCGTCCAGGCGCGCGATGGCGGCGACGATGGGGCCAGAAAGCTCGCGGCAATCGCGCGGGCGCGCTTTGCCGATACCGGCGGTTGTCGGATCATCGGCTGTTTTACGTCGGCTCAATTGGATTTGGCATTGGGTCGGTCAAATGTGATACATGCTGCACTGCTTGCAGGCCGGGCAGGCGAGAACGCTCTCGTCCGGGTTGAGGAACTGGAGCGTTTCCGTACCGGTTCCGTCAGTGACCCGGTTGCCGGAACGCTGGACGATCCGGTTGCGAATGACGGTGCGGGCAGTGCGGTGATCCAGGACTGA